CGACGCGCTGCGGGCGATGGCATCGACGGCGACCACCGCACAGGGCGACCCCGCCGCGTTCACCCGCGAGGCCTTCGTCGAACGCGCCGTGAGCAGCGTGCTGCACTGGAATGCCGTCAAGCAGTGGGAGGTCACCCAGGACTTCGCGCTCGAAGGCAACCAGACATGGTTCATCGGCGACAAGGATCCGGTCTCGGGTGCCTGGCGCGGCCGGGGCGAAGCGCACGGTTGGGTCTTCAATACGCCCAGTGCGTTCTATCTCGCGCCCCACATGCTCTATCAGGACGCCTACGGTGCCGACGGATCGCATCGCGAGTGGATCCTCGGCTGGGAGACGGGAAACGTCGTCGCGTCGTATTACCGGACGAACCAGTGGTACCAGTTGCAGATGACGCTCAACCCCGGCGGACAGAGCGGCTGGGTGAACTATCCGATGGACTGGCCGTATCTCACCGGGTTCGATGAAATCCTCGGCAACCTCGTCGGCGACGCGGACCCGGTGACCAAGGCGCAGCAAAGCACGCATTTCGTCCGCCTGCTGCAGGCGCGCATCAAGTCCGCGCAATACGTCGACAACGGCATCACGCTCTACGATCCGAACGAGCCCGACCTCGTCGCCAACGCCGGGCGTTACGGCCGTGCGCAAACGGAAAAACACCTGACGCCGACCAATTTCATGGACAACGGCGTCGCGCTCGGCATCTGGCCGTCGAAATTCCGCTTCCTCGACGATTTGCAGCCAGGGCTGTTCCTCGACGTCGTCAATGGCGCCATCAGCCAGTTCAATGCGCTCTATGCCGCCACCGATGCGGCCGCGTGGCGACGGTGCGATCCGGCTAACACGATGCTCGGCGATACGGAGACGTATTCCGGCTTCCGATACTGCCTCGATGCCCACCGCACGCCGATGGGCATCGACGGCAACGGACGCATGTACATGGTCCAGGACGCCTACTACCGTTCGAGCACGGAACAGACCGACCAGTTCGGCGTGTGGGAGGCCACCCGCATGGGCGCCGAACCCAAGCGCCTTGCCACGTGGTCGGCATGGGTCGACCGGATGTGGCCAAGGTCGAACCCCTGAGGGCGCGTACCGCTCCGGGGAGGGAACGATTGCGCAAGCCCGCTTGGGTGTCGCGCGCCATGATGACGCTTTCCCCGACCGGAGCCTTCCATGAGCACGCCTCCACTCCTCACTCCCGATGACTGCGCCGTGGTGTTGGTCGATGAACAGGCGGGCCTCGCGTTCGCCGCAGGATCCCAGGACCACCAGGTACTCCGCGGCAATGCCGTGGCGCTCGCGCGCACGGCGGTCGCGTTCGGCATCCCGGTCGTCGTCAGCACGTCGGCATCCAAGGTTTACAGCGGTCCGTTGATGCCGCCGCTCCGCGCGGTGCTCCCGGACGTCGTCCCCATCGAGCGGCGAAACATGAACCTGTGGGAAGACGACGCGGCGCGAGCGGCGGTCCTCGCCACGGGTCGCAAGACCCTCGTGGTGGCCGGCCTCCTTACCGAGGCGTGCGTGAGCTTTCCCGTGCTTTCCGCGCTCGACGACGGTTATCGCGTCCACGTGGTCGCGGACGCCTGCGGCGGGCTCACGGTGGCGAGCCACGAGGCGGCGCTCCGTCGGCTCGAGCAGGCGGGCGCGGTGCTCACGTCGTGGCTCCAGTTCCTGCTGGAGATGCAGCGCGACTGGACGCGACATGAGACCTATGAGGCTGCGCGCGGCATCGTCGTCGACCATGGCGGCGGGTACGGCATTGGCCTCGACTACGCCCGGGACACGATAAAGCCCACTTGAGCGGATACGCGCGACAGCCCCCTCGGTTAAGAGGGGGCTAGATGCTCACCCTACCCTCGAGCACCCCGCGATCGACCGGATCACTTGCCTGCGGCGACCGACTCGGCGGCCTCCTCGATGACCTTGGCCACGTCCCTCGGATGCGACAGGAGCGAGACGTGGCTTGATTCGAGCACCGTGGTCTTGGCGTTCATCTGCTTTGCCGCATCGCGCTCGAGCTGTGGATTGATCACACGATCATTGGCCGAGACGATGTACCACGTCGGGTGGTTCTTCCACGCCGCGTGGGTGACCTTGTCACCGAACGTGCTGGCGGCGAGTGCGCCTTGCGTCACCGCCATGGTCCTGGCCTCGGCGCGCGGGAGATCCGGCGCGAAGTTCTCGATCACGCCCTGCTCGGTCTGGTAGAGGAAACCGTGACCGTCGTCGCGGATGGTGCCA
This window of the Luteibacter aegosomatis genome carries:
- a CDS encoding hydrolase, producing the protein MSTPPLLTPDDCAVVLVDEQAGLAFAAGSQDHQVLRGNAVALARTAVAFGIPVVVSTSASKVYSGPLMPPLRAVLPDVVPIERRNMNLWEDDAARAAVLATGRKTLVVAGLLTEACVSFPVLSALDDGYRVHVVADACGGLTVASHEAALRRLEQAGAVLTSWLQFLLEMQRDWTRHETYEAARGIVVDHGGGYGIGLDYARDTIKPT